GACGCTGAATGCGCAGTCCATCCCCGCGCTGAAGGCCGCATTGATCGCCGGCGCCGCCAACAACCAGCTGGCCACCGCCGCCGACGGCGACGCGCTGCAGGCCCGCGGCATCACCTACCTGCCGGACTACCTGGTGAATGCCGGCGGCATCATCAGCGTCGCGCGCGAGTTCCGCAACGAAGGCGAAGAGAACGCCGTGATGGCCGAGGTCGGCCAGATCCGCGGCCGTGTCGCCGAGCTGCTGGACCGCATCCAGGTCAGCGGCCAGACGCCGGCCCGCGAAGCGGACGCCTGGGCGCGTTCGCTGCTGGTGAAGCCGGCCTGAGCGACGTCCGCTCCGACGAAGACGGCGCCCGCGTGGCGCCGTTTTCTTTGTGCGCTGGCGTACAAACACCCGCTTCATCCACCCCTGTACCGGATTCCCGCCATCCGGTTGCCTCCCGTCCCCGGGAGCGACTTCAAGCCCCTTCGCCGCGGCACCGATCGCGCACAAGGCCGATGCCATCGACGTATACCGCCGCCTGAGTTCCGCGCAGCCCGTTGCGGAGCCGAACCCAGGAGACCTCCATGACGTCCATGAGTTTGAAGTCCTTGCCCCTCGCGGCCGTGGTGCTCGCGACGGCGAGCCTCGCGATGCCGGCCCTCGCGCACGACATCGTGTACACCGCGCCGCTGAGCGGCGGCGCCGAGTTCCCGCCGAACGCCTCCGCCGGCACCGGGCTGGCGCGGGTGACCTTCAACGACGATGACTTCACGATGCGCGTGCAGGTCACCTTCGCGGGTCTGACCGGCACGACGACGGCCTCGCACATCCACTGCTGCACGGCGGCGGCGGGCGCCGGCAACGCGGGGGTCGCGACGACCACGCCGACCTTCCCCAACTTCCCGCTCGGCGTGACCTCGGGCAGCTACGACCAGACCTTCGACCTGACGCAGACCGGCAGCTGGAACGCGGCCTTCATCAACGCCAACGGCGGCACGATCGCGAGCGCCTTCGCGGCCTTGTCGACGGGGCTGGCGGGCGGCAACGCCTACCTCAACGTGCACTCGACCTTCGCGCCGGGCGGCGAGATCCGCGGCTTCCTGACGGCCGCGGCCGTGCCCGAGCCGTCGACCTACGCGCTGATGGTCGCGGGCCTGCTGACGGTCGGCGGGCTGGCGCGGCGGCGCACGCGCCAGGGCTGAACCTCACCCGACCGCCGCCCGGCCACCACGCGGCCGACCGCAACGCCCTGTCATCGCTCGACACACGTTGGGGACACGCGCGGCGGTCTCTCCCCTCCCTGCCTCGGTATGCTCACCCCATAAACGTACCGCACGACTCCCCCGTGCTGGCGCGGCTCCGATTCGGGATGCCTCGCTAGGCGCAAACCGGAGCCATAGCGGTGCTATGGCGAGGATTTGCAACGACGCGAGGCGCCCGAATCGGAGCTGCGCCAGCATGGGGGAGGAGCAGCGGATGGTCATCGAGAGGTTCTGGTTGCGTTGGCCTGCGGCGGTGCTCGTCTTCGTCGCCGCGACCTGGCTCAACCTGTTCCTGCAACCGGCACTCAACAGCCGCGAACCGCTGCTGCCCTACTTCCCCTCGCTGGTGATCGTCGGCCTGGTCTGCGGCCTCGCGCCCGCGCTGACCTTCCTGGTGGCGGCGAGCCTGGCGATCCTCTATTTCTGGATCGACCCCGTCGGGCAGATCTTCCCGGTCAACTCGATCGCGGACGCGGCGCTGGTCGTGCTGTTCCTGCTGACGGGGTCGCTGGTCGCGTCGGTGTCGGCGTGGGCGGGCCGTCTGATGCAGAAGGAGCGCAACAGCCGGCGGCGGCTCAACCTCGCGCTGGCGGCGGGCCGCATGATCACCTGGGACTGGGACGCGGTGACCGGCTTCGCCACCACCGGCGGCGGCGCGAAGCAGCTGTTCGGGCGGACCTGGGCGTCGATGGACGACATGCTCGCCGGCATGTCCGCGCAGGACGCCGCGCGCTTCCGCGACCGCTACCGCTACGCCACGGAAAGCGGCGGCCGCTTCAGCCTGGCCTGCCCGATCACGCGCGCGGACAACGACGAGGTCGTCTGGACGCAGTTCGACGGCTACGTGAGCCTGGACGCGAAAGGCCGCGCGGTGCATGCCTACGGCGTCGCGGTGGACGTCACCACGCAGCAGGAAGCGCTGCGCGCGAGCCAGGCGGCCGAGGAGCGTTTCCACCTCGCGCTGCAGAGCGGCAAGGTGATGGCCTGGGAATGCGACGTGATGGGCCGCTACACCTGGGCGTTCAACACGCCGATGGGATTCACGCGCGAGGCGCTGATCGGCGCGGAAGTCGGCAGCCTGGTCGGCGAACCCGAGTTCGCCGGCATCGTGCGCGAGGCGGTGATCACCGGCCAATCGATGAACCTCGCGCAGCGCACGACGCACGGCGGAAGGACCTACCAGTTGCTCACCTCGCTGCGGCCGATCACGGCGCACGACGGGCAGGTGCAGCGGGTGATCGGCGCGACGGTGGACGTCACCGAGCTGTCGGCGGCGCAGGAGGAACTGCGCCGCGAGAGCGAGCGCAAGGACTCCTTCCTGGCCACGCTCGCGCATGAGCTGCGCAACCCGATGGCGCCCATCCGCTATGCGGTGGCGATGCTGCGGCAGTCTTCCTCGGACGACACCCGCGCGCAGGCCACGGACATCATCGCGCGCCAGTCGGCGCACATGGCGCGGCTGCTGGACGACCTGCTCGACATGAGCCGCATCACGCGCAACGTGGTCGAGCTCAAGCGCCAGGTCATCGACCTGCGCACGGTGGTGAAGCAGGCGCTGGAGGCGATCGAGCCGCTGTACGTCGAGATGAAGCACCGCGTCACGCTGTCGCTGCCGCCGACGCCGGTGCCGGTGGACGGCGATCCGACGCGGCTGCAGCAGGTGCTGGGCAACCTGCTCGACAACGCGGCCAAGTACAGCCCGGAGCCGGGCGAGGTGCGCGTGCATGTCGAGGTGGTCGGGCATCGGGCGCAGATCACGGTGACGGACCGGGGCGTCGGCATCGCGCCGGCGATGCAGCCGCGGGTCTTCGAGCTCTTCACGCGGATCGACGCGCGCGGCGCGTCGCCGTCGGGGCTGGGCATCGGCCTGGCGGTGTCCAGGCAGCTCGTGCAGCTGCATGACGGCACGATCACCGCGCAGAGCGACGGCATCGGACAGGGCAGCCGCTTCACGGTCAGCCTGCCGCTGGCGGATCACGACCTGACCCCGCTGACGGACGCGCCGGGGACCGGCGGCGATGGCACGCGCGCCACGATGGCGCAGGCACAGTCACGGGCCCTGGTGCTGGTGGTCGACGACAACGTGGACGCCGCCAACACGCTCGCCGAGGTGCTGCGCGGCGTGGGCTATCGCGCGACGGTCGCGTACAGCGGCGAGGAGGCGCTCGCCGTGTTCGAGCGCACGCAGCCCCGCGTGGTGCTGCTGGACATCGGGCTGCCGGGCCTCTCGGGAACCGACGTCGCACGACAACTGAGATCGACGCGCGGCGCCGAGCCGCTCGCGCTGATCGCGATCACCGGCTGGGGCCAGCGCTCCGATCGCGAGGCCACGGCGGCGGCGGGTTTCGACGCCCACCTGGTGAAGCCGG
This genomic stretch from Mitsuaria sp. 7 harbors:
- a CDS encoding CHRD domain-containing protein; the protein is MTSMSLKSLPLAAVVLATASLAMPALAHDIVYTAPLSGGAEFPPNASAGTGLARVTFNDDDFTMRVQVTFAGLTGTTTASHIHCCTAAAGAGNAGVATTTPTFPNFPLGVTSGSYDQTFDLTQTGSWNAAFINANGGTIASAFAALSTGLAGGNAYLNVHSTFAPGGEIRGFLTAAAVPEPSTYALMVAGLLTVGGLARRRTRQG
- a CDS encoding ATP-binding protein, whose translation is MVIERFWLRWPAAVLVFVAATWLNLFLQPALNSREPLLPYFPSLVIVGLVCGLAPALTFLVAASLAILYFWIDPVGQIFPVNSIADAALVVLFLLTGSLVASVSAWAGRLMQKERNSRRRLNLALAAGRMITWDWDAVTGFATTGGGAKQLFGRTWASMDDMLAGMSAQDAARFRDRYRYATESGGRFSLACPITRADNDEVVWTQFDGYVSLDAKGRAVHAYGVAVDVTTQQEALRASQAAEERFHLALQSGKVMAWECDVMGRYTWAFNTPMGFTREALIGAEVGSLVGEPEFAGIVREAVITGQSMNLAQRTTHGGRTYQLLTSLRPITAHDGQVQRVIGATVDVTELSAAQEELRRESERKDSFLATLAHELRNPMAPIRYAVAMLRQSSSDDTRAQATDIIARQSAHMARLLDDLLDMSRITRNVVELKRQVIDLRTVVKQALEAIEPLYVEMKHRVTLSLPPTPVPVDGDPTRLQQVLGNLLDNAAKYSPEPGEVRVHVEVVGHRAQITVTDRGVGIAPAMQPRVFELFTRIDARGASPSGLGIGLAVSRQLVQLHDGTITAQSDGIGQGSRFTVSLPLADHDLTPLTDAPGTGGDGTRATMAQAQSRALVLVVDDNVDAANTLAEVLRGVGYRATVAYSGEEALAVFERTQPRVVLLDIGLPGLSGTDVARQLRSTRGAEPLALIAITGWGQRSDREATAAAGFDAHLVKPVEFNELEQVMQELLDAGG